A section of the Streptomyces sp. SLBN-118 genome encodes:
- a CDS encoding GntR family transcriptional regulator, with the protein MGSQGAGRQPKYQRIAAELKAAIEAGEYGPGDRLPGENDLMGTYEVARMTARQALGVLQSEGLAEARKGAGVFVREFRPIRRCGVQRLSPALWGEGRSVWAADTEGRDLAVDLISVTEEDAPEAIARILGLAEGAQACVRRRRFVLDGRPVLLATSYLDAELVAGTAITRTDTGPGGIYARLDEIGSKPVRFREEVRSRMPTAEESDGLGLTAGKPVVLICRTAYAQEGRAVEVNDMVLDASAYILEYDFDA; encoded by the coding sequence ATGGGTAGCCAGGGCGCCGGCCGACAGCCCAAATATCAGCGCATCGCCGCCGAGCTTAAGGCCGCGATCGAGGCGGGCGAGTACGGTCCCGGTGATCGGCTGCCCGGCGAGAACGACCTGATGGGCACCTACGAGGTCGCCCGCATGACGGCCAGGCAGGCACTCGGCGTACTCCAGTCGGAGGGGCTGGCCGAGGCGCGCAAGGGGGCCGGGGTCTTCGTGCGGGAGTTCAGGCCGATCCGACGCTGTGGCGTCCAGCGGCTCTCACCTGCGCTGTGGGGCGAAGGCCGGTCAGTCTGGGCAGCCGACACTGAAGGCCGGGATCTGGCAGTCGATCTGATCTCGGTGACCGAGGAGGACGCGCCGGAGGCAATAGCGCGCATTCTGGGCCTCGCCGAGGGCGCGCAGGCGTGCGTACGGCGCCGACGGTTCGTACTCGACGGCAGGCCGGTCCTGCTGGCCACCTCCTACCTGGACGCCGAGCTCGTGGCGGGCACTGCGATCACCCGTACGGACACGGGGCCCGGAGGCATCTACGCCCGGCTCGACGAGATCGGCTCCAAGCCGGTCCGATTCCGTGAGGAAGTCCGATCCCGCATGCCCACCGCAGAGGAATCAGACGGGCTCGGCCTGACAGCGGGTAAACCGGTCGTCCTCATCTGCCGCACGGCCTACGCGCAGGAAGGCCGCGCGGTCGAGGTGAACGACATGGTCCTGGACGCCTCCGCCTACATCCTCGAGTACGACTTCGACGCCTGA
- a CDS encoding LacI family DNA-binding transcriptional regulator: protein MSVTLADVAARARVSPATVSRVLNGNYPVAASTRERVLRAVDDLDYVLNGPASSLAAATSDLVGILVNDIADPFFGIMAGAAQTEIGGQEGSGRAGGEKLAVICNTGGSPERELTYLTLLQRQRAAAVVLTGGALEDPDHVAAMTTKLAKLVDTGTRIVLCGRPPLPGSEAYVAALAFDNRGGGRRLTEHLVALGHRRIGYVAGPTERTTTRHRLEGHRAALAAAGIDGDQDRLTLHGPYARRSGYDATLELLYRDPGLTAVVAANDTVALGACAALRDQGLRIPEDISVAGFDDLPFSIDAAPALTTVRLPLYEAGERAGRLAMGKETPPPGGIATIGAELMARASTAPPRKG, encoded by the coding sequence ATGAGTGTCACGCTGGCGGATGTGGCAGCGCGCGCCCGGGTGTCCCCGGCCACCGTCTCCCGTGTACTCAACGGCAATTACCCGGTCGCGGCGTCAACGCGGGAACGGGTGCTGCGTGCGGTCGACGATCTCGACTACGTCCTGAACGGGCCCGCGAGCTCCCTCGCGGCAGCCACCTCGGATCTGGTCGGCATCCTCGTCAACGACATCGCCGACCCCTTCTTCGGGATCATGGCCGGAGCCGCCCAGACCGAGATCGGCGGGCAGGAGGGCTCGGGGCGCGCGGGAGGCGAGAAGCTGGCCGTCATCTGCAACACCGGCGGCTCCCCCGAGCGCGAACTCACCTATCTCACCCTCCTCCAGCGCCAGCGCGCCGCTGCGGTCGTCCTGACGGGCGGCGCCCTGGAGGACCCGGACCACGTCGCGGCGATGACGACGAAACTGGCCAAGCTCGTGGACACCGGCACGCGGATCGTGCTCTGCGGCCGTCCGCCGCTGCCGGGCAGCGAGGCGTACGTCGCCGCGCTCGCCTTCGACAACCGGGGCGGCGGGCGGCGGCTCACCGAGCACCTGGTCGCGCTCGGACACCGCAGGATCGGCTATGTGGCGGGGCCGACCGAGCGCACGACGACCCGGCACCGACTGGAGGGCCACCGGGCGGCGCTGGCCGCGGCAGGCATCGACGGCGACCAGGACCGGCTCACGCTCCACGGCCCGTACGCCCGCCGCTCCGGATACGACGCGACCCTCGAACTGCTGTACCGCGACCCCGGTTTGACGGCCGTCGTGGCCGCCAACGACACCGTTGCCCTGGGCGCCTGCGCGGCCCTGCGCGACCAGGGCCTGCGCATCCCCGAGGACATCTCGGTGGCGGGCTTCGACGACCTCCCCTTCTCGATCGACGCGGCACCGGCGCTGACGACGGTCCGGCTGCCGCTGTACGAGGCGGGCGAACGGGCGGGCCGCCTGGCCATGGGCAAGGAGACACCGCCGCCGGGCGGCATCGCGACGATCGGGGCGGAGCTGATGGCACGGGCGTCGACGGCGCCGCCCCGGAAGGGGTGA
- a CDS encoding TerD family protein produces the protein MAKGSNVGLAALSDDTGSVVVSLRWSSAAGDGDADVSVLMLDGNGKVRSDADFFFYNNPAAADGSVQLLGKTPTDSGSEDRISLDLTAVPEDVERIVVAASQYGGSCFGELDDLRVVLADGSGQALLGFSITDAGVESAFIFGELYRRGEEWKFRAVGQGYETGLAGLATDFGIDIDEESDDESADDAVAAAAVEHVPKADEMRPPADLPVAAIPAQAACEAQPFGVEPTTKRARGPRTAKKKVTLPKAVKKSLAENDAWRPARLFPAPSLKSDKERELRATSVLLSVMAEVPELGRRLTAAFGAPAGRMQTFTEVTLPHGDTPKRPDGVIRVERAGKLWTALVETKTNGNPLKPEQVQSYMDIAARRGYEAVITLSNDVALEGSPLVDVKTDGRRRNKVVLWHLSWAEVAHQAQMLIRHEGVGNAAHAWLLQELLHYLQHENSGCHGFQNMGPAWVPVRNGIDTETLCQGDPRAVEVVESWERLIRQVCLRLGGELGQKALPVQRAKRGTDPQSRRAVLADRLCDEGRLAAELRIDGTPGVLGITADLRTARLRTSIEIQAPEGSYPLTSAKRLLRLLAEAPADLHVETLVEGGSGPRGTLERLRPEPADILPKDGARITGFRLSLFKGMGATRGSAESGFIRSVDESVDRFYASVVAQLTPLERRSGSRSQATDRASVG, from the coding sequence ATGGCCAAGGGATCCAACGTCGGCCTGGCAGCCCTGAGCGATGACACAGGATCGGTGGTCGTGAGCCTGCGTTGGAGCAGCGCAGCGGGGGACGGCGACGCCGATGTCTCGGTACTGATGTTGGACGGCAATGGCAAGGTGCGCAGCGACGCCGACTTCTTCTTCTACAACAACCCGGCCGCGGCCGACGGCAGCGTGCAACTGCTGGGCAAGACGCCGACCGACAGCGGCAGCGAGGACCGCATCAGCCTCGATCTGACTGCCGTGCCCGAGGACGTTGAACGCATTGTCGTGGCGGCCAGTCAGTACGGCGGTTCCTGCTTCGGTGAACTCGACGACCTGCGGGTAGTGCTCGCTGATGGCAGCGGTCAGGCTCTGCTCGGATTCTCCATCACCGATGCTGGCGTCGAGAGCGCATTCATCTTCGGTGAGCTCTACCGGCGGGGCGAGGAGTGGAAGTTCCGGGCCGTCGGTCAGGGCTACGAGACCGGTCTGGCGGGTCTTGCCACGGACTTTGGTATCGACATCGATGAGGAGAGTGATGACGAGAGCGCAGACGACGCCGTAGCGGCGGCCGCGGTGGAGCACGTACCGAAGGCCGATGAGATGCGGCCACCAGCCGACCTTCCGGTGGCGGCGATCCCCGCCCAGGCCGCATGCGAGGCGCAGCCCTTCGGCGTGGAGCCCACGACAAAACGCGCGCGTGGCCCTCGTACCGCGAAAAAGAAGGTCACACTGCCCAAGGCGGTCAAGAAGTCCCTCGCCGAGAACGACGCGTGGCGGCCTGCCCGGCTCTTCCCGGCGCCCTCGCTCAAGAGCGACAAGGAGCGCGAGCTGCGGGCCACTTCCGTTCTCCTCTCGGTGATGGCCGAAGTGCCCGAGTTGGGGCGAAGGCTCACCGCCGCCTTCGGCGCACCGGCCGGAAGGATGCAGACCTTCACCGAGGTCACGCTCCCGCACGGCGATACCCCCAAGCGTCCGGACGGCGTGATCCGTGTGGAGCGCGCGGGCAAGCTGTGGACAGCTCTGGTCGAGACGAAGACCAATGGAAACCCGCTCAAGCCGGAGCAGGTCCAGAGCTACATGGACATCGCCGCCCGTCGCGGCTACGAGGCTGTCATCACGCTGTCCAACGACGTTGCTCTGGAAGGCAGTCCGCTGGTGGACGTCAAGACCGACGGGCGCCGCAGAAACAAAGTCGTCCTGTGGCACTTGTCCTGGGCCGAGGTGGCCCACCAGGCGCAGATGCTGATCCGTCACGAGGGTGTCGGCAATGCCGCCCACGCTTGGCTCCTGCAGGAATTGCTGCACTATCTCCAGCACGAGAACTCCGGCTGCCACGGATTTCAGAACATGGGACCGGCCTGGGTGCCGGTACGCAACGGCATCGACACGGAAACTCTCTGCCAGGGCGACCCGCGTGCCGTGGAGGTCGTCGAGAGCTGGGAACGGCTCATCCGCCAGGTCTGCCTGCGCCTGGGCGGCGAGCTCGGCCAGAAAGCCCTGCCGGTACAGCGAGCCAAGCGCGGCACTGACCCGCAGTCCCGGCGTGCCGTACTCGCCGATCGCCTCTGCGACGAAGGCCGCCTGGCCGCTGAGCTGCGCATCGACGGAACGCCGGGGGTCCTCGGGATCACGGCCGACCTGCGGACAGCCAGACTTCGCACCTCCATCGAAATCCAGGCTCCGGAAGGGAGTTATCCCCTGACCTCGGCCAAGCGCCTGCTCCGACTACTCGCCGAGGCACCGGCGGACCTCCATGTCGAGACCCTCGTCGAGGGCGGCAGCGGTCCGCGCGGCACTCTGGAACGGCTGCGTCCTGAACCGGCCGACATACTGCCCAAGGACGGCGCTCGGATAACCGGCTTCCGGCTGTCATTGTTCAAGGGCATGGGCGCCACTCGCGGCAGCGCCGAATCCGGATTCATCCGCAGCGTCGACGAGTCTGTGGACCGGTTCTACGCGAGCGTCGTCGCTCAGCTGACGCCGTTGGAACGACGCTCAGGGAGCCGATCACAAGCCACCGACCGGGCTTCCGTCGGCTGA
- a CDS encoding sugar phosphate isomerase/epimerase has translation MKFAFSTLGVPGMPVPDVVALAVETGYQGVELRAHPEEPVHPGISMPERAAVVAEFERAGVDLLTVCGYTGVAAAGDDAPVYKELDELMWLAKDLGAPYVRVFAGAGDQDTDEAEATAARRLGTAAETAAELGVRILLETHDSHRTGAGVSRILGTVGHKHVGAIWDVVHPWLDGETPAAAHAALAPFLGYVQVKDVASADDLAPLPLGAGVLPLAECLATLTEETWLCWEYEKRWHPEAADLPGLLVPGREHLERLLATVR, from the coding sequence GTGAAGTTCGCCTTCTCCACCCTCGGTGTGCCGGGCATGCCGGTCCCCGACGTGGTCGCGCTCGCCGTGGAGACCGGTTATCAGGGGGTCGAGTTGCGCGCGCATCCCGAGGAGCCGGTGCATCCGGGGATCAGCATGCCGGAGCGGGCCGCCGTGGTCGCCGAGTTCGAGCGGGCGGGCGTGGACCTTCTCACGGTGTGCGGGTACACGGGTGTCGCGGCCGCCGGTGACGACGCTCCGGTGTACAAGGAGCTCGACGAACTGATGTGGCTGGCCAAGGACTTGGGCGCCCCGTATGTACGCGTCTTTGCCGGTGCCGGCGACCAGGACACGGACGAGGCGGAGGCCACCGCCGCCCGCCGGCTCGGGACCGCCGCGGAGACCGCGGCCGAACTCGGCGTACGGATCCTGCTGGAGACCCACGACTCCCACCGCACCGGCGCCGGTGTCTCGCGCATCCTGGGCACGGTCGGCCACAAGCACGTCGGCGCGATCTGGGACGTGGTGCATCCCTGGCTCGACGGCGAGACCCCCGCCGCAGCGCATGCCGCGCTGGCTCCCTTCCTCGGCTACGTCCAGGTCAAGGACGTCGCGTCGGCCGACGACCTCGCGCCATTGCCGCTCGGCGCGGGCGTACTGCCGCTCGCCGAGTGTCTGGCCACGCTCACCGAGGAGACGTGGCTGTGCTGGGAGTACGAGAAGCGCTGGCATCCGGAAGCAGCCGATCTGCCGGGACTGCTGGTGCCGGGACGGGAGCACCTGGAGCGCCTGCTCGCGACAGTGAGGTGA
- a CDS encoding Gfo/Idh/MocA family protein has product MTRRTVRIAMNGVTGRMGYRQHLVRSLLAIREQGGLDLGDGDVLWPEPVLVGRREHALREIAGRHGLTHVATDLGAVLADDSIDIYFDAQVTSARVSAIRQAVAAGKHIYTEKPTATDLAGALELARLADAAGIKHGVVQDKIFLPGLLKLKRLVDGGFFGRILSVRGEFGYWVFEGDWQEAQRPSWNYRAEDGGGIVVDMFPHWEYVLHELFGRVTGVTAHAATHIPRRWDERGKQYDATADDSAYGIFQLEGGAVAQINSSWAVRVMRDELVEFQVDGTHGSAVAGLRRCRAQHRSATPKPVWNPDLPATESFRDQWQEVPDNGEFENGFKAQWELFLRHVALDEPYHWDLLAGARGAQLAELGLKSSAEGRRFEVPELSL; this is encoded by the coding sequence GTGACACGCAGGACCGTACGGATCGCCATGAACGGCGTCACGGGGCGGATGGGCTACCGCCAGCACCTGGTGCGCTCCCTCCTCGCGATCCGCGAGCAGGGCGGCCTCGACCTCGGCGACGGCGACGTCCTGTGGCCCGAGCCCGTCCTCGTCGGTCGCCGCGAGCACGCGCTGCGTGAGATCGCCGGACGCCACGGCCTCACCCATGTCGCCACCGACCTCGGCGCCGTACTCGCCGACGACAGCATCGACATCTATTTCGACGCCCAGGTCACCTCCGCCCGCGTCTCCGCGATCAGGCAGGCCGTCGCCGCGGGCAAGCACATCTACACCGAGAAGCCGACCGCGACCGATCTCGCGGGCGCGCTGGAACTGGCCCGTCTGGCGGACGCCGCCGGCATCAAGCACGGCGTCGTCCAGGACAAGATCTTCCTGCCGGGCCTGCTGAAGCTGAAGCGCCTCGTCGACGGCGGCTTCTTCGGCCGGATCCTGTCCGTACGCGGGGAGTTCGGCTACTGGGTCTTCGAGGGCGACTGGCAGGAGGCGCAGCGCCCGAGCTGGAACTACCGCGCCGAGGACGGCGGCGGCATCGTCGTGGACATGTTCCCGCACTGGGAGTACGTACTGCACGAGCTGTTCGGCAGGGTCACCGGCGTGACGGCGCATGCCGCCACACACATTCCGCGGCGCTGGGACGAACGCGGCAAGCAGTACGACGCGACCGCCGACGACTCCGCGTACGGCATCTTCCAGCTGGAGGGCGGTGCCGTCGCTCAGATCAACTCCTCGTGGGCGGTACGGGTGATGCGCGACGAACTCGTCGAATTCCAGGTCGACGGCACGCACGGTTCGGCCGTCGCGGGCCTGCGCCGCTGCCGCGCGCAGCATCGATCCGCGACTCCGAAGCCCGTCTGGAACCCGGATCTGCCCGCGACGGAGTCCTTCCGCGACCAGTGGCAGGAGGTGCCGGACAACGGGGAGTTCGAGAACGGCTTCAAGGCGCAGTGGGAGCTGTTCCTTCGCCATGTCGCGCTTGACGAGCCGTACCACTGGGACCTGTTGGCGGGCGCGCGCGGCGCGCAGCTCGCCGAGCTCGGCCTGAAGTCGTCGGCGGAGGGCCGCCGCTTCGAGGTGCCGGAGCTGTCGCTGTGA
- a CDS encoding helix-turn-helix domain-containing GNAT family N-acetyltransferase, with translation MAIQEIRAFNRFYTNLIGALDYSKHLYTPYTLTESRVLYEIAHSPRTDAADLRAELSLDAGYLSRLLAKFERDGLVGRAPSEVDSRRQRITLTERGREAAALLDERSREAVGALLANVAADERPRLVGAMRTVRDILGRGRPAHREGPVLREPGPGDLGWIVQRHGALYAAEYGWNADFEGLVARIVADFAQDHDPHLERVWIAELDGRPVGSVMCVRDDAPATARLRLLLVEPDARGHGLGDLLVRTVVDFARDVGYRDLVLWTNDVLAGARRIYQRAGFTLVAEKPHRSYGADLVGQDWRLPLLEGSIS, from the coding sequence ATGGCCATCCAGGAAATCCGCGCCTTCAACCGCTTTTACACCAACCTCATCGGCGCGCTCGACTACAGCAAGCACCTCTACACCCCGTACACCCTCACCGAGTCCCGCGTCCTGTACGAGATCGCTCACAGCCCCCGTACGGACGCCGCCGATCTGCGGGCCGAACTCTCCCTCGACGCCGGATACTTGAGCAGGCTGCTCGCCAAGTTCGAGCGGGACGGGCTGGTCGGGCGGGCGCCGTCCGAGGTGGATTCGCGGCGGCAGCGGATCACGCTCACCGAGCGGGGGCGCGAGGCCGCCGCGCTGCTCGACGAGCGGTCGCGGGAAGCCGTGGGGGCGCTGCTGGCCAATGTGGCCGCCGACGAGCGGCCGCGGCTCGTCGGGGCGATGCGGACCGTGCGCGACATCCTCGGGCGGGGGCGGCCGGCCCACCGTGAGGGTCCCGTGCTGCGGGAGCCCGGACCCGGGGATCTGGGGTGGATCGTTCAGCGTCATGGTGCGCTGTACGCCGCCGAGTACGGCTGGAACGCCGACTTCGAGGGGCTCGTCGCCCGGATCGTCGCGGACTTCGCCCAGGACCACGATCCGCATCTTGAGCGGGTGTGGATCGCAGAGCTGGACGGGCGGCCGGTGGGGTCGGTCATGTGCGTACGGGACGACGCCCCGGCGACCGCGCGGCTGCGGCTGCTGCTCGTCGAGCCGGATGCCCGCGGGCATGGGCTCGGCGACCTGCTGGTGCGTACCGTCGTGGATTTCGCTCGCGATGTGGGGTATCGAGATCTGGTGCTGTGGACCAATGACGTACTGGCCGGTGCCCGCCGGATCTATCAGCGGGCCGGGTTCACCCTCGTCGCCGAGAAGCCGCACCGTTCGTACGGAGCCGATCTGGTCGGCCAGGACTGGCGGCTGCCCCTGCTGGAAGGAAGCATCTCGTGA
- a CDS encoding ATP-binding protein encodes MPTTHTVEVGWQLPRSPRSAGRARALLRKQLAMWEVEHEVADTAELLLSELVANSIRHARTPAGRHIGVRLARYDGMLGVEVADANHRRPEPRSAAVDDEGGRGLVLVVALAERWGCCPRRHGIGKSVWAELKMG; translated from the coding sequence GTGCCGACCACCCACACCGTCGAAGTCGGCTGGCAACTCCCGAGGAGCCCACGCAGTGCCGGGCGTGCGCGGGCGCTGCTTCGGAAGCAGCTCGCCATGTGGGAGGTCGAGCATGAAGTGGCCGACACCGCCGAGCTGTTGCTCTCGGAACTGGTCGCCAACTCCATCCGGCACGCCCGCACTCCGGCCGGTCGCCACATCGGGGTGCGGCTCGCTCGCTATGACGGGATGCTGGGCGTCGAGGTCGCCGACGCCAACCACCGCCGCCCGGAGCCTCGTTCGGCCGCTGTCGACGACGAAGGCGGCCGTGGCCTCGTCCTCGTCGTCGCTCTGGCGGAACGCTGGGGCTGCTGCCCGCGACGCCACGGCATTGGCAAGTCTGTCTGGGCGGAACTGAAGATGGGGTGA
- a CDS encoding dihydrodipicolinate synthase family protein, whose amino-acid sequence MTIRLPQGVYEPRTAPVVFAGGAAPTSRTVFAAAHVVADPYADVSPDSPAAVDWDATLAFRRHLWSHGLGVAEAMDTAQRGMGLDWAGAAELIRRSAAEARAVGGRIACGVGTDQLTGCQADLPAVRTAYEEQLALVEETGSQAILMASRALAAAAGTPDDYVALYTHLLRQAAEPVILHWLGPMFDPALEGYWGSSGLGTATETFLEVVAAHPDKVDGIKVSLLDPQREIDLRRRLPEGVRCYTGDDFNYPELIAGDERGFSHALLGIFDPLGPLAAQAVRVLDTGDADGFRKLLDPTVGLSRHLFQPPTRFYKTGVVLLAWLAGHQSHFTMVGGLQSARSLPHLCRAYELADGLGLFPDPGLAEHRVKSLLTMYGADW is encoded by the coding sequence GTGACGATCAGGCTCCCCCAGGGGGTGTACGAGCCCCGAACCGCGCCGGTGGTGTTCGCGGGGGGCGCTGCGCCCACCTCCCGTACGGTCTTCGCGGCGGCGCATGTCGTGGCCGACCCGTACGCCGATGTCTCGCCGGACTCGCCCGCCGCCGTCGACTGGGACGCCACGCTCGCCTTCCGCCGCCATCTGTGGTCGCACGGCCTCGGCGTCGCGGAGGCCATGGACACCGCGCAGCGCGGCATGGGTCTCGACTGGGCGGGCGCGGCGGAGCTGATCCGGCGCTCGGCGGCCGAGGCCAGGGCGGTGGGCGGCCGGATCGCCTGCGGGGTCGGCACCGACCAACTGACCGGCTGCCAGGCTGATCTGCCCGCAGTCCGTACGGCCTACGAGGAGCAGCTCGCGCTCGTCGAGGAGACCGGCTCGCAGGCGATCCTGATGGCGTCGCGGGCGCTGGCGGCCGCGGCCGGGACGCCGGACGACTACGTGGCCCTGTACACCCACCTGCTGCGCCAGGCCGCCGAGCCGGTGATCCTGCACTGGCTGGGCCCGATGTTCGACCCGGCGCTGGAGGGGTATTGGGGCTCGTCCGGCCTGGGCACGGCGACGGAGACGTTCCTGGAGGTCGTAGCGGCGCACCCCGACAAGGTCGACGGCATCAAGGTCTCGCTGCTCGACCCGCAGCGCGAGATCGACCTGCGACGGCGGCTGCCGGAGGGTGTCCGGTGCTACACCGGCGACGACTTCAACTACCCCGAGCTGATCGCGGGCGACGAGCGAGGCTTCAGCCACGCGCTGCTGGGGATCTTCGATCCGCTGGGCCCTCTGGCGGCGCAGGCGGTACGGGTCCTCGACACCGGCGACGCCGACGGCTTCCGCAAGCTTCTCGACCCGACCGTGGGGCTGTCCCGTCATCTGTTCCAGCCGCCGACGCGCTTCTACAAGACCGGTGTGGTGCTGCTGGCCTGGCTGGCAGGGCACCAGTCGCACTTCACGATGGTGGGCGGCCTGCAGTCGGCGCGCTCGCTTCCGCACCTGTGCCGGGCGTACGAACTGGCTGACGGACTTGGACTGTTCCCGGATCCCGGGCTGGCCGAGCACCGTGTGAAGTCCCTGCTGACGATGTACGGAGCCGACTGGTGA